A single genomic interval of Pyrus communis chromosome 5, drPyrComm1.1, whole genome shotgun sequence harbors:
- the LOC137733801 gene encoding uncharacterized protein isoform X2, whose amino-acid sequence MFKRITFILLVGLLAWAYQAAQPPHPNICGSPGGPPVTAPRIRLRDGRFLAYKEHGVPKQVAKYKIIFVHPFFSSRHDPIIATAVAPDVIEDLGVYIVSFDRPGYGESDPDPKRTTKSLALDIEELGDQLELGSKFYVIGYSLGGQVIWKCLRYIPHRLAGAALISPVINYWWPGLPANLSSYAYKKQAPQDQWALRAAHYIPWLTYWWNTQNFFPKHRALSGKVENMFSRQDWENVRNAKVSGREKHKEHATLQGEAESIFRDMVVGFGSWEFDPMDLQNPFASNEGSVHLWQGDEDKLVPVELQRYIAEKLPWIRYHELPGGGHLLPAADDMSEIILKALLIKE is encoded by the exons ATGTTTAAGAGGATCACATTCATCTTGTTGGTTGGATTGCTGGCGTGGGCATATCAGGCCGCCCAACCACCACATCCGAACATCTGTGGTTCGCCTGGCGGTCCACCCGTCACAGCGCCTAGAATAAGGCTAAGGGATGGAAGATTTTTGGCCTACAAGGAACATGGTGTTCCAAAACAAGTGGCCAAGTACAAGATTATCTTTGTTCATCCCTTCTTTAGTTCCCGACATGATCCAATCATTGCAACAGCCGTCGCTCCG gACGTTATTGAAGATTTAGGTGTGTACATTGTGTCTTTCGACAGACCAGGGTACGGTGAAAGTGATCCGGATCCTAAGCGGACAACGAAGAGCTTGGCGTTAGATATAGAGGAGCTTGGTGATCAGCTGGAACTCGGATCCAAATTTTATGTGATTGGATACTCACTGGGAGGACAGGTCATCTGGAAGTGTCTTCGGTACATCCCTCATAG GCTAGCTGGAGCAGCATTGATCTCTCCGGTGATCAACTACTGGTGGCCAGGACTTCCTGCCAACCTGTCATCTTATGCCTATAAGAAGCAAGCTCCACAGGATCAATGGGCGCTTCGAGCTGCCCACTATATACCTTGGTTAACCTACTGGTGGAACACTCAGAATTTCTTTCCTAAGCACCGCGCTTTATCCGGGAAAGTAGAGAATATGTTTTCCCGCCAAGATTGGGAAAACGTTAGGAATGCAAAGGTTTCTGGAAGAGAAAAGCACAAG GAACATGCCACGCTGCAAGGAGAAGCTGAGTCCATCTTTCGCGACATGGTAGTTGGATTTGGGAGCTGGGAATTTGATCCTATGGATCTGCAGAACCCTTTTGCCAGCAACGAAGGCTCGGTCCATCTGTGGCAGGGTGACGAAGATAAGCTTGTCCCAGTTGAGCTGCAACGCTATATTGCCGAAAAGCTTCCATGGATTCGCTACCATGAGTTACCAGGTGGTGGACATTTGTTGCCAGCTGCAGATGATATGAGTGAAATCATTTTAAAGGCACTTCTAATTAAAGAGTAG
- the LOC137733801 gene encoding uncharacterized protein isoform X1 yields the protein MSKVSYFPSSHNMFKRITFILLVGLLAWAYQAAQPPHPNICGSPGGPPVTAPRIRLRDGRFLAYKEHGVPKQVAKYKIIFVHPFFSSRHDPIIATAVAPDVIEDLGVYIVSFDRPGYGESDPDPKRTTKSLALDIEELGDQLELGSKFYVIGYSLGGQVIWKCLRYIPHRLAGAALISPVINYWWPGLPANLSSYAYKKQAPQDQWALRAAHYIPWLTYWWNTQNFFPKHRALSGKVENMFSRQDWENVRNAKVSGREKHKEHATLQGEAESIFRDMVVGFGSWEFDPMDLQNPFASNEGSVHLWQGDEDKLVPVELQRYIAEKLPWIRYHELPGGGHLLPAADDMSEIILKALLIKE from the exons A TGAGCAAAGTTTCGTACTTTCCATCTTCTCATAACATGTTTAAGAGGATCACATTCATCTTGTTGGTTGGATTGCTGGCGTGGGCATATCAGGCCGCCCAACCACCACATCCGAACATCTGTGGTTCGCCTGGCGGTCCACCCGTCACAGCGCCTAGAATAAGGCTAAGGGATGGAAGATTTTTGGCCTACAAGGAACATGGTGTTCCAAAACAAGTGGCCAAGTACAAGATTATCTTTGTTCATCCCTTCTTTAGTTCCCGACATGATCCAATCATTGCAACAGCCGTCGCTCCG gACGTTATTGAAGATTTAGGTGTGTACATTGTGTCTTTCGACAGACCAGGGTACGGTGAAAGTGATCCGGATCCTAAGCGGACAACGAAGAGCTTGGCGTTAGATATAGAGGAGCTTGGTGATCAGCTGGAACTCGGATCCAAATTTTATGTGATTGGATACTCACTGGGAGGACAGGTCATCTGGAAGTGTCTTCGGTACATCCCTCATAG GCTAGCTGGAGCAGCATTGATCTCTCCGGTGATCAACTACTGGTGGCCAGGACTTCCTGCCAACCTGTCATCTTATGCCTATAAGAAGCAAGCTCCACAGGATCAATGGGCGCTTCGAGCTGCCCACTATATACCTTGGTTAACCTACTGGTGGAACACTCAGAATTTCTTTCCTAAGCACCGCGCTTTATCCGGGAAAGTAGAGAATATGTTTTCCCGCCAAGATTGGGAAAACGTTAGGAATGCAAAGGTTTCTGGAAGAGAAAAGCACAAG GAACATGCCACGCTGCAAGGAGAAGCTGAGTCCATCTTTCGCGACATGGTAGTTGGATTTGGGAGCTGGGAATTTGATCCTATGGATCTGCAGAACCCTTTTGCCAGCAACGAAGGCTCGGTCCATCTGTGGCAGGGTGACGAAGATAAGCTTGTCCCAGTTGAGCTGCAACGCTATATTGCCGAAAAGCTTCCATGGATTCGCTACCATGAGTTACCAGGTGGTGGACATTTGTTGCCAGCTGCAGATGATATGAGTGAAATCATTTTAAAGGCACTTCTAATTAAAGAGTAG
- the LOC137733620 gene encoding uncharacterized protein isoform X2, translating into MRQVSKVSYFPSSHNMFKRITFILLVGLLAWAYQAARPPPPNICGSPGGPPVTAPRIRLRDGRFLAYKEHGVPKQVAKYKIIFVHPFFSSRHDPIIATAVSPDVIEDLGVYIVSFDRPGYGESDPDPKRTTKSLALDIEELGDQLELGSKFYVIGYSMGGQVIWKCLRYIPHRLAGAALIAPSINYWWPGLPANLSSYAYKKQAPQDQWALRAAHYIPWLTYWWNTQNFFPKHRVLSGKIENMLSRQDWENIRNAKVSGREKHKEHATQQGEAESIFRDVIVGCGSWEFDPTDLKNPFVNNEGSVHLWQGDDDKFVSVEVQRYIAEKLPWIHYHELPGGGHLLPAADGMSEIILKALLIKE; encoded by the exons ATGAGACAG GTGAGCAAAGTTTCGTACTTTCCATCTTCTCATAACATGTTTAAGAGGATCACATTCATCTTGTTGGTTGGATTGCTGGCGTGGGCATATCAGGCCGCCCGACCACCACCTCCGAACATCTGTGGTTCGCCTGGCGGTCCACCCGTCACAGCGCCTAGAATAAGGCTAAGGGATGGAAGATTTTTGGCCTACAAGGAACATGGTGTTCCAAAACAAGTGGCCAAGTACAAGATTATCTTTGTTCATCCCTTCTTTAGTTCCCGACATGATCCAATCATTGCAACAGCCGTCTCTCCG gACGTTATTGAAGATTTAGGTGTGTACATTGTGTCTTTCGACAGACCAGGGTACGGTGAAAGTGATCCGGATCCTAAGCGGACAACGAAGAGCTTGGCGTTAGATATAGAGGAGCTTGGTGATCAGCTGGAACTCGGATCCAAATTTTATGTGATTGGATACTCAATGGGAGGACAGGTCATCTGGAAGTGTCTTCGGTACATCCCTCATAG GCTAGCTGGAGCAGCACTGATCGCTCCGTCGATCAACTACTGGTGGCCAGGACTTCCTGCCAACCTGTCATCTTATGCCTATAAGAAGCAAGCTCCACAGGATCAATGGGCCCTTCGAGCTGCCCACTATATACCTTGGTTAACCTACTGGTGGAACACTCAGAATTTCTTTCCTAAACACCGCGTTTTATCCGGGAAAATAGAGAATATGTTGTCCCGCCAAGATTGGGAAAACATTAGGAATGCAAAGGTTTCTGGAAGAGAAAAGCACAAG GAACATGCCACGCAGCAAGGAGAAGCTGAGTCCATCTTTCGCGACGTTATAGTTGGATGTGGGAGCTGGGAATTTGATCCTACGGATCTGAAGAACCCTTTTGTCAACAACGAAGGCTCGGTCCATCTATGGCAGGGTGACGATGATAAGTTTGTCTCAGTTGAGGTGCAACGCTATATTGCCGAAAAGCTTCCATGGATTCACTACCATGAGTTACCAGGTGGTGGACATTTGTTGCCAGCTGCAGATGGTATGAGTGAAATCATTTTAAAGGCACTTCTAATTAAAGAGTAG
- the LOC137733620 gene encoding uncharacterized protein isoform X1, with translation MEAFSSFISCFLFNQLILLYLCVFVPHVSNFKHLRSFFSLTNHHLLSQNVSKVSYFPSSHNMFKRITFILLVGLLAWAYQAARPPPPNICGSPGGPPVTAPRIRLRDGRFLAYKEHGVPKQVAKYKIIFVHPFFSSRHDPIIATAVSPDVIEDLGVYIVSFDRPGYGESDPDPKRTTKSLALDIEELGDQLELGSKFYVIGYSMGGQVIWKCLRYIPHRLAGAALIAPSINYWWPGLPANLSSYAYKKQAPQDQWALRAAHYIPWLTYWWNTQNFFPKHRVLSGKIENMLSRQDWENIRNAKVSGREKHKEHATQQGEAESIFRDVIVGCGSWEFDPTDLKNPFVNNEGSVHLWQGDDDKFVSVEVQRYIAEKLPWIHYHELPGGGHLLPAADGMSEIILKALLIKE, from the exons ATGGAAGCATTCTCCTCttttatttcttgttttctttttaatcaaCTCATTTTATTGTATCTTTGTGTTTTTGTTCCTCACGTTTCAAACTTCAAACATCTTCgatctttcttttctctcacaAACCATCATCTCCTTTctcaaaat GTGAGCAAAGTTTCGTACTTTCCATCTTCTCATAACATGTTTAAGAGGATCACATTCATCTTGTTGGTTGGATTGCTGGCGTGGGCATATCAGGCCGCCCGACCACCACCTCCGAACATCTGTGGTTCGCCTGGCGGTCCACCCGTCACAGCGCCTAGAATAAGGCTAAGGGATGGAAGATTTTTGGCCTACAAGGAACATGGTGTTCCAAAACAAGTGGCCAAGTACAAGATTATCTTTGTTCATCCCTTCTTTAGTTCCCGACATGATCCAATCATTGCAACAGCCGTCTCTCCG gACGTTATTGAAGATTTAGGTGTGTACATTGTGTCTTTCGACAGACCAGGGTACGGTGAAAGTGATCCGGATCCTAAGCGGACAACGAAGAGCTTGGCGTTAGATATAGAGGAGCTTGGTGATCAGCTGGAACTCGGATCCAAATTTTATGTGATTGGATACTCAATGGGAGGACAGGTCATCTGGAAGTGTCTTCGGTACATCCCTCATAG GCTAGCTGGAGCAGCACTGATCGCTCCGTCGATCAACTACTGGTGGCCAGGACTTCCTGCCAACCTGTCATCTTATGCCTATAAGAAGCAAGCTCCACAGGATCAATGGGCCCTTCGAGCTGCCCACTATATACCTTGGTTAACCTACTGGTGGAACACTCAGAATTTCTTTCCTAAACACCGCGTTTTATCCGGGAAAATAGAGAATATGTTGTCCCGCCAAGATTGGGAAAACATTAGGAATGCAAAGGTTTCTGGAAGAGAAAAGCACAAG GAACATGCCACGCAGCAAGGAGAAGCTGAGTCCATCTTTCGCGACGTTATAGTTGGATGTGGGAGCTGGGAATTTGATCCTACGGATCTGAAGAACCCTTTTGTCAACAACGAAGGCTCGGTCCATCTATGGCAGGGTGACGATGATAAGTTTGTCTCAGTTGAGGTGCAACGCTATATTGCCGAAAAGCTTCCATGGATTCACTACCATGAGTTACCAGGTGGTGGACATTTGTTGCCAGCTGCAGATGGTATGAGTGAAATCATTTTAAAGGCACTTCTAATTAAAGAGTAG
- the LOC137733620 gene encoding uncharacterized protein isoform X3, whose product MFKRITFILLVGLLAWAYQAARPPPPNICGSPGGPPVTAPRIRLRDGRFLAYKEHGVPKQVAKYKIIFVHPFFSSRHDPIIATAVSPDVIEDLGVYIVSFDRPGYGESDPDPKRTTKSLALDIEELGDQLELGSKFYVIGYSMGGQVIWKCLRYIPHRLAGAALIAPSINYWWPGLPANLSSYAYKKQAPQDQWALRAAHYIPWLTYWWNTQNFFPKHRVLSGKIENMLSRQDWENIRNAKVSGREKHKEHATQQGEAESIFRDVIVGCGSWEFDPTDLKNPFVNNEGSVHLWQGDDDKFVSVEVQRYIAEKLPWIHYHELPGGGHLLPAADGMSEIILKALLIKE is encoded by the exons ATGTTTAAGAGGATCACATTCATCTTGTTGGTTGGATTGCTGGCGTGGGCATATCAGGCCGCCCGACCACCACCTCCGAACATCTGTGGTTCGCCTGGCGGTCCACCCGTCACAGCGCCTAGAATAAGGCTAAGGGATGGAAGATTTTTGGCCTACAAGGAACATGGTGTTCCAAAACAAGTGGCCAAGTACAAGATTATCTTTGTTCATCCCTTCTTTAGTTCCCGACATGATCCAATCATTGCAACAGCCGTCTCTCCG gACGTTATTGAAGATTTAGGTGTGTACATTGTGTCTTTCGACAGACCAGGGTACGGTGAAAGTGATCCGGATCCTAAGCGGACAACGAAGAGCTTGGCGTTAGATATAGAGGAGCTTGGTGATCAGCTGGAACTCGGATCCAAATTTTATGTGATTGGATACTCAATGGGAGGACAGGTCATCTGGAAGTGTCTTCGGTACATCCCTCATAG GCTAGCTGGAGCAGCACTGATCGCTCCGTCGATCAACTACTGGTGGCCAGGACTTCCTGCCAACCTGTCATCTTATGCCTATAAGAAGCAAGCTCCACAGGATCAATGGGCCCTTCGAGCTGCCCACTATATACCTTGGTTAACCTACTGGTGGAACACTCAGAATTTCTTTCCTAAACACCGCGTTTTATCCGGGAAAATAGAGAATATGTTGTCCCGCCAAGATTGGGAAAACATTAGGAATGCAAAGGTTTCTGGAAGAGAAAAGCACAAG GAACATGCCACGCAGCAAGGAGAAGCTGAGTCCATCTTTCGCGACGTTATAGTTGGATGTGGGAGCTGGGAATTTGATCCTACGGATCTGAAGAACCCTTTTGTCAACAACGAAGGCTCGGTCCATCTATGGCAGGGTGACGATGATAAGTTTGTCTCAGTTGAGGTGCAACGCTATATTGCCGAAAAGCTTCCATGGATTCACTACCATGAGTTACCAGGTGGTGGACATTTGTTGCCAGCTGCAGATGGTATGAGTGAAATCATTTTAAAGGCACTTCTAATTAAAGAGTAG
- the LOC137733621 gene encoding uncharacterized protein, whose translation MFKRITFILLVGLLAWAYQAARPPPPNICDSPGGPPVTAPRIRLRDGRFLAYKEHGVPKQVAKHKIIFVHPFSSSRHDLIITISISPEVIEDLGAYIVSFDRPGYGESDPDPKRTAKSLALDIEELGDQLELGSKFYVIGYSMGGQCIWKCLQYIPHRLAGAALIAPVINYWWPGLPANLSSYAYKKQPPQDQWALRAAHYTPWLTYWWNTQKFFPKSSVVSEKPENMFSRQDWEIIRNAKVSGREKHKAYVTQQGEAESIFRDMVVGFGSWEFDPMDLQNPFASNEGSVHLWQGDEDKLVPVELQRYIAEKLPWIHYHELPGGGHLLPAADGMSEVILKALLIKE comes from the exons ATGTTTAAGAGGATCACATTCATCTTGTTGGTTGGATTGCTGGCGTGGGCTTATCAGGCCGCCCGACCACCACCTCCAAACATCTGTGATTCGCCTGGCGGTCCACCCGTAACAGCGCCTAGAATAAGGCTAAGGGATGGAAGATTTTTGGCCTACAAGGAACATGGTGTTCCAAAACAAGTGGCAAAGCACAAGATTATCTTTGTTCATCCCTTCAGTAGTTCCCGACACGATCTGATCATTACAATATCCATCTCTCCG gAAGTCATTGAAGATTTAGGTGCGTACATTGTGTCTTTCGACAGACCTGGGTACGGGGAAAGTGATCCGGATCCTAAGAGAACAGCAAAGAGCTTGGCGTTAGATATAGAGGAGCTTGGTGATCAGCTGGAACTCGGATCCAAATTTTATGTAATTGGATACTCAATGGGAGGACAGTGCATCTGGAAGTGTCTTCAGTACATCCCTCATAG GCTAGCAGGAGCAGCGCTGATTGCTCCGGTGATCAACTACTGGTGGCCAGGACTTCCTGCCAACCTGTCGTCTTATGCCTATAAGAAGCAACCTCCGCAGGATCAATGGGCGCTTCGAGCTGCTCACTATACACCTTGGTTAACCTACTGGTGGAACACTCAGAAATTCTTTCCTAAATCCAGTGTTGTATCCGAGAAACCAGAGAATATGTTTTCCCGCCAAGATTGGGAAATCATTAGAAATGCAAAGGTTTCTGGAAGAGAAAAGCACAAG GCATATGTCACGCAGCAAGGAGAAGCTGAGTCCATCTTTCGCGACATGGTAGTTGGATTTGGGAGCTGGGAATTTGATCCTATGGATCTGCAGAACCCTTTTGCCAGCAACGAAGGCTCGGTCCATCTGTGGCAGGGTGACGAAGATAAACTTGTCCCAGTTGAGCTGCAACGCTATATTGCCGAAAAGCTTCCATGGATTCACTACCATGAGTTACCAGGTGGTGGACATTTGTTGCCAGCTGCAGATGGAATGAGTGAAGTCATTTTAAAGGCACTTCTAATTAAAGAGTAG
- the LOC137733601 gene encoding squamosa promoter-binding-like protein 12 translates to MDRFHALQEFDEGKRSCRRRLAGHNRRRRKAHPDTAVNGGSLNNESGSSYLLISLLRILSNMHSSSSDQTKDQDVVSHLLRSLANVAGTADGRNISTLLQGSQGLFDSGTSVQTARKVLDMNAGVNTEDPLRSKGHCPILPASRDSSESKSVTPEAASRRFQLNDIDLNNTYDDSQDYVENLGNSHVPASPGTASLGFPSWMQRDSHKSSPPQTSGNSDLTFLYMLGMYILEHGTACGIGSLACKEVGVALGLVTFGIMKVPSLGLDILEYRTICGIRGQFACEEVLVPIGLVSI, encoded by the exons ATGGACAGGTTTCATGCTCTTCAAGAGTTTGATGAAGGGAAGAGAAGTTGCCGTAGGCGTTTGGCTGGCCATAataggaggagaagaaaagcACATCCTGATACTGCAGTTAATGGAGGCTCTTTAAACAATGAAAGCGGAAGCAGTTATCTATTGATTAGCTTGCTGAGAATACTCTCAAATATGCACT CTAGTAGTTCTGATCAAACAAAGGATCAGGATGTCGTATCTCATTTGTTGAGGAGCTTAGCCAATGTTGCTGGTACGGCTGATGGAAGAAATATATCTACATTGCTGCAGGGATCTCAAGGTTTATTTGACAGTGGGACATCTGTCCAGACTGCACGAAAGGTTCTAGATATGAATGCTGGTGTTAATACTGAGGACCCTTTAAGGTCTAAAGGACACTGTCCGATACTACCTGCGTCAAGAGACAGTTCTGAATCCAAATCAGTTACACCGGAAGCTGCAAGTAGAAGGTTCCAGTTAAATGACATTGATTTAAACAATACATACGATGATTCACAGGACTATGTAGAGAACCTAGGGAATTCTCATGTTCCTGCAAGTCCAGGCACTGCATCTCTTGGTTTTCCTTCATGGATGCAGCGTGATTCTCATAAATCAAGCCCACCTCAGACAAGCGGGAATTCAGACTTAACTTT CCTGTATATGCTAGGCATGTACATACTAGAGCATGGGACTGCTTGCGGCATTGGAAGCCTAGCTTGCAAAGAAGTTGGGGTTGCACTTGGCCTTGTCACATTTGGTATAATGAAAGTGCCTTCTCTAGGCCTAGACATATTAGAGTATAGGACTATTTGTGGCATCAGAGGCCAGTTTGCTTGTGAAGAAGTTTTGGTGCCAATTGGTCTTGTCTCTATTTGA